A part of Plasmodium sp. gorilla clade G2 genome assembly, chromosome: 8 genomic DNA contains:
- a CDS encoding phosphatidylglycerophosphate synthase gives MALKFVIHEPKAKLLFTPNEFFNTLNDIFKNSQNRIVISCLYMGIGELEKELIHSIQKNVNIKDLKVDILLDRQRGTRPEGKLNESSVSILSELFKCSDNINISLFHNPLLGPILYNILPPRANEAIGVMHMKIYIGDNTLVLSGANLSDCYLRNRQDRYFVIENKFLADSIHNIINTIQDMSFTLNSDLSIQWENDLINPLIDAYVFREQYYRRIRFMLKQIQKNISQYNKNYSYNNSYNNIKNNSINDNIYIYNNKCSNTLNEFSMLNSSSTDICEKDTYNNKNQKKNDKKYNMETHSFYDTDDVVNDSTVTLLNNNQNENQTNNLFTHINEKNEFFYPLYETNKSILILELSLQCGFSIPPIYDETDMLESLLKNIEKYDQSLVISSGYLNFPMNFLKLIRNIYINLIQKKNGILQLITASPCANSFYKSKGISYYIPSSYSAMANVCIEYITKNVTNFLKKVNGQHISQENHTSNQKIYIEYYKPSWTFHSKGIWIMDNMKNRKKIKNIKNMSNVNDNNNDNNNNNNKLDSYKKYEQNHNNSPNVKTNLNKSGYFNNENFDNDIDEENENILKYENINDINESDEHYDNLPWCTVIGSSNYGYRAKYRDLEMSFIIKTNDYNLRCQLKNELNIIYESSHFVQMDELKLRYAFWLKFLVKYIFKWLL, from the coding sequence atggctCTGAAGTTTGTCATTCATGAACCTAAagcaaaattattatttactcctaatgaattttttaataccTTAAATGATATTTTTAAGAATTCACAAAATCGTATTGTGATTAGCTGTTTATATATGGGTATAGGAGAAttagaaaaagaattaatacatagtatacaaaaaaatgtaaatataaaagatttaaaagtggatatattattagataGACAAAGAGGTACAAGACCAGAAGGGAAATTGAATGAAAGTTCAGTTAGTATTTTATCAGAACTTTTTAAATGTtcagataatattaatataagttTATTTCATAATCCTTTATTAGGTCCTAtactttataatatattacctCCTAGAGCCAATGAAGCTATAGGTGTAAtgcatatgaaaatatatattggtGATAATACTTTAGTATTATCAGGAGCTAATTTAAGTGATTGTTATTTACGAAATAGACAAGATAGATATTTTGTTATTGAAAACAAATTTCTAGCTGATTctattcataatataattaataccATACAAGATATGTCATTTACTCTAAATAGTGATTTAAGCATACAGTGGGaaaatgatttaataaaCCCACTTATAGATGCATATGTATTTCGTGAACAGTATTATAGAAGAATACGATTTATGTTGAAACAAATTCAAAAGAATATTtcacaatataataaaaattattcatataataattcttataacaatataaaaaataattccataaatgataacatatatatttataataataaatgtagTAATACATTAAATGAATTCAGCATGTTAAATTCTTCCAGTACTGATATATGCGAGAaagatacatataataataaaaatcaaaaaaaaaacgataaaaaatataatatggaaACACATAGTTTTTATGATACAGATGATGTAGTAAATGATTCAACAGTTACTCttctaaataataatcaaaatgaaaatcaaactaataatttatttacacatataaatgaaaaaaatgaattctTTTATCCATTAtatgaaacaaataaaagtattttaatattagaaCTTTCTTTACAGTGTGGATTTTCCATACCTCCAATATATGATGAAACAGATATGTTAGAAagcttattaaaaaatatagaaaaatatgatcAAAGCTTAGTTATTTCTTCAGGATATTTAAACTTCCCAATGAATTTTCTTAAATtaattagaaatatatatatcaaccttatacaaaaaaaaaatggaatattGCAATTAATTACAGCGTCACCATGCGCTAATAGTTTTTATAAATCCAAAGGtatatcttattatataCCAAGTTCATATTCAGCTATGGCTAATGTGTGTATTGAATATATTACCAAAAATGTTacgaattttttaaaaaaagtaaatggACAACATATTTCTCAAGAAAATCATACTTcaaatcaaaaaatatatatagaatattatAAGCCGTCATGGACATTTCATTCGAAAGGTATATGGATAATGgacaatatgaaaaataggaaaaaaatcaaaaatataaaaaatatgagcaacgtgaatgataataataatgataataataataataataataagcttgattcatataaaaaatatgaacaaaatCATAATAACTCACCAAATGTAAAAACTAACCTGAACAAGTCAGGATATTTTAACAATGAAAATTTTGATAATGATATTGATGAAGAGAATGAgaatatattgaaatatgaaaatataaatgatataaatgaaagtGATGAACATTATGATAATTTACCATGGTGTACAGTGATTGGAAGTTCTAATTATGGATATAGAGCAAAATATAGAGATTTGGAGATgagttttataataaaaacaaatgatTATAATCTGAGGTGTCAATTAAAgaatgaattaaatataatatatgaatcaTCTCATTTTGTTCAAATGGATGAATTGAAATTACGATATGCTTTTTGGTTAAAATTTTTagtgaaatatatattcaaatggttattataa
- a CDS encoding C-13 antigen gives MSYNNNYVDYNIHGRRKINNANNKEEENSWSNMSYSKGNHMNSNVMKRGGHMDITNNKNFMDININDMNNMNNVNSMNNMNNMNNVNNMNNVNSLNNMNSLNNMNNFNNFYSGNNPHVSNKENEESAHLLNKKNLQLDNTYVNNLINPNDNISHPFANSINKNMSSSNYVSAHPIIGRNKTKDISNSSYNNRNNTSTINNNNRNNSNIFNNNNVTNNLVNSSFNVNNKVSSHSNLLYNNKNFSNNNNNDYFQNNNNRISNSNVGIQQNYSNQFLKNNDSKEGRNVIVSDNLSFVNNVKTDNDLNNKNIFNNYKQNYNDQNFEQNNMNISGNNTNKFNNNMNSSGDSSFVGSVVSGVIGSTASSFFQNKFLNNKENNTSSDKGIVHNIFERLTNDKESKNEINNLVQQKVANMVMNEIEKKIEINQTSFICNKLSVLREYFDVTHSYVIQKILFILVPYIYIRKALCESRTYYVYTHLKRKMESSEKNKTFNSAFILNNNNINNNNNNFSRTNSSINNEYASQGGSFFYNDKNKGYMSITNNNNNNSNNNNNSSSSNNNMTRNNSNDINYVDYSNVGIFKADLYIPLMSSITYILLYTLTITAQKKNSTFNPDNLFNISSYVFILLFLETAIIKFLFLLTCRDINLSFLHILSFISYKFVIMCALIITKIFFYFLYFLYASVFGGAGTFPDMNMKNNIHANKKMLSNNSHNTFKNMNYQSISKFSPFNIILFLNSTTTYRLTQLYFYITVTIQMIQIFKSIHLYIHDNNSNLSDKVNIKRINVLILIFSLSQIFLCWILTPSFT, from the coding sequence atgagttataataacaattatGTAGATTACAATATTCACGGTCGacgaaaaataaataatgcaAATAATAAGGAGGAAGAAAATTCATGGAGTAATATGAGTTACAGCAAAGGTAATCATATGAATAGTAATGTAATGAAAAGAGGGGGACATATggatataacaaataataaaaattttatggatataaatattaacgatatgaataatatgaataatgtgaatagtatgaataatatgaataatatgaataatgttaataatatgaataatgtgAACAgtttgaataatatgaacagtttgaataatatgaacaatttcaataatttttatagtgGAAACAATCCACATGTTagtaataaagaaaatgaggAGTCAGcacatttattaaataaaaagaatttacAGTTAGATAATACTTATGTTAATAATTTGATTAACCCAAATGATAACATTAGTCATCCTTTTGCAAATAgcataaacaaaaatatgtcTTCATCCAATTATGTGTCAGCTCATCCAATTATAGGGAGAAATAAAACCAAGGATATTTCGAATAGtagttataataatagaaataatacaagtacaataaataataataatagaaataatagtaatatttttaataataataatgttacaAATAATTTAGTTAATAGCAGTtttaatgtaaataataaagttTCTAGTCATAgcaatttattatataataataaaaatttttcaaataataataacaatgattattttcaaaataataataatcgaATTAGTAACTCCAACGTGGGGATACAACAAAATTATTCTAAccaatttttaaaaaataatgattcaAAGGAAGGAAGAAATGTAATTGTATCTGATAATCTTTCTTTTGTTAATAATGTTAAAACTGATaatgatttaaataataaaaatatatttaataattataaacaaaattataatgatcaAAATTtcgaacaaaataatatgaacatatcaggtaataatacaaacaaatttaataataatatgaacagttCAGGTGATAGTAGTTTTGTTGGAAGTGTAGTAAGTGGTGTTATTGGATCGACTGCATCAagtttttttcaaaataaattcttaaataataaagagaATAATACAAGTAGTGATAAAGGTAttgtacataatatatttgaaagaTTAACAAATGATAAAGAATCTAAAAATGAGATAAATAATTTGGTTCAACAAAAAGTTGCAAATATGGTAATGaatgaaatagaaaaaaaaattgaaataaaTCAGACAagttttatatgtaataaattatCTGTATTGAGAGAATATTTTGATGTAACTCATTCATATGTTATtcagaaaatattatttatattggttccatatatatatataagaaaggCATTATGTGAATCAAGAacatattatgtatatacacatttgaaaagaaaaatggaatcatctgaaaaaaataaaaccttCAATTCTGCattcatattaaataataataatattaataataataataataattttagtaGGACTAATTCAAGTATCAATAATGAATATGCCTCACAAGGAGGaagttttttttataatgataagAATAAAGGATATATGAGTATTaccaataataataataataatagtaataataataataatagtagtagtagtaataataatatgacaagaaataattcaaatgatATTAATTATGTAGATTATAGCAATGTAGGTATTTTTAAAGCAGATTTATATATCCCCTTAATGTCAAGTATcacttatatattattatatactctAACAATTACggcacaaaaaaaaaattcaactTTTAATCctgataatttatttaatatatcatcttATGTATTTATCTTACTATTTCTTGAAACAgctattataaaatttttatttttattaacatgcagagatattaatttatcctttttacatattctttcttttatatcatataaatttgtTATTATGTGTGCTTTAATTATAaccaaaatatttttttattttctttattttctttatgcGTCTGTCTTTGGAGGTGCAGGCACATTTCCTGATATGaacatgaaaaataatattcatgcgaataaaaaaatgttatcaAATAATTCACACAATACATtcaaaaatatgaattatcaAAGCATTAGTAAATTTAGTCCattcaatattattttattcctAAATAGTACGACAACATACAGATTAACccaattatatttttatataactgTAACTATACAGATGATACAAATATTTAAGtcaatacatttatatattcatgaCAATAATTCTAATTTGTCAGATAAggttaatataaaaaggattAATGTGCTTatacttatattttctttgtcacaaatatttttatgctGGATACTAACACCATCTTTTACATGA